From the Paenibacillus sp. R14(2021) genome, the window CCTCTCGTCCATTCCGATCGTACTCGTCTTCGCCTTCTTCCAGCGCTGGATCATCCAAGGGATCACGGACGGGGCGGTTAAAGGGTAAGGGGTTTCCAGGCTGCCCAGAATAGAAAGTAGACATGAAGAAGACGTGAGCGATCACGTCTTCTTTTTGCGTTTGGTTCGTGTAAGGAGAGGGTCGAAGATACGCCGTTATTCGATAGGAAGGAGAGTAGGAAGGCGTTGTTGAATGTCTTACATGAAAGCAAGAGATACTGTACTCCTGTAAGGATTGCTGTATCACGTTAGCGATTAGCTAAATAAGGGAGTGGAGCAGGTATGATGAACCGTGTCGGGCAAATTATGGTGTATGTGGACGACCAGGATGCAGCAAGGGAGTTTTGGACGGAGAAGGCGGGTTTTAAAGTGATTTCCGAAGAAAACAACGGGCAGGGCATGAGATGGATCGAGGTTGGTCCTGCAAACGGGGCCGAAACAAGCCTCGTTCTCCACAACAAAGCATTCGTTGCGAAAATGTCGCCGGAACTGAATCTGGGTACGCCCTCCTTGATGTTCTTCTCGGATAATCTGGATCAACTGCACGCCGATCTCTCCAATAAGAACGTTAAAGTCAGAGAGATTGTAGACATGCCCTTCGGCCGCGTGTTTAACTTTGCGGATGCAGAAGAGAATTACTTTGCGGTCTTGGAGAAGAAGTGAATAGGGAAGCAGAGACGAGGCAGTCGAAATGAATTCGGCTGCCTTCGCTCTACTTTTCGAATGATATAAAAAAAGTATCTTAATTTCGTGCTAGCTTCGAAGGTGGAGATAATTTATATAAAACGATTACGAAAGGAAGATTAGAATGATCACTTATTCAGAAGAAAAATCACTTAAAGCGAAAGATGTTGCTGAAGTATTCAAGCAA encodes:
- a CDS encoding VOC family protein, which produces MMNRVGQIMVYVDDQDAAREFWTEKAGFKVISEENNGQGMRWIEVGPANGAETSLVLHNKAFVAKMSPELNLGTPSLMFFSDNLDQLHADLSNKNVKVREIVDMPFGRVFNFADAEENYFAVLEKK